From Mycobacterium cookii:
GCTGAATCGCCTGCTCGTCGGTCTTGGCGACCATCATCGACAGGTCGCCGCCGATGGCGAGGATGTTCGGGTTGATCGCCGGAGTGATGGGCACACCGCTCTCTTCGAACTCCTTGTAGTAGCCGTTCACCCGCTCGGTCAGCGGACCCGGACCGGTGTAGGCGAAACTCAGTGCGCCGATGCACTTCTGGGCGGCCATCTGTACCGAGGCCGGCCGGGTGCAGGCGACCCACACCGGCGGGTGTGGCTTCTGCAACGGCTTGGGGACGACGTTGCGGGCCGGCATCTCGATGTGCTCGCCCTTGAACCCGGTGAAGGGTTCCTCGATCATGCAGCGGATCGACACCTCCAGCGCCTCTTCCCACTGCGCGCGCTTGTCGGCGGGATCGATGTTGAAGCCGCCGAGTTCGCCGATCGAGGAGGACTCACCGGTGCCGAACTCCACTCGCCCGTCCGAGATCAGGTCGAGGGTGGCGATGCGCTCGGCGACCCGGGCGGGATGGTTGACCGCCGGCGGCAGGTGCATGATGCCGAAGCCCAGCCGGATGTCCTTGGTTCGCTGGCTGGCCCCGGCCAGGAAGATCTCCGGCGCGGTGGAATGACAGTACTCCTCCAGGAAGTGGTGCTCGGTCAGCCAGACGGTGGAGAAGCCGGCCTTGTCGGCGGCCTCGACCTCGTCGAGGCAGTCCTTGAGCAGGACATGCTCGTCGTCGTCCGACCACGGACGGGGCAGAGCGAATTCGTAGAACAGTGAGATTTTCAATGTGTACCTCCCGGAACAATTGAGTGAGTTGAGCTTTCGCTGACAAGGTGTCGGGCTGCGACGTAGCCGAAGGTCATGGCCGGCCCGATGGTTGCCCCGGCACCGGCGTAGCTGCGCCCCATCACCGGCGCGGAGGTGTTGCCCACGGCGTAGAGGCCGTGCACCACCGTGTCGTCGCTGCGCAATACCCGCGCGTGTTCGTCGGTGCGCAATCCACCCGAGGTGCCCAGATCGCCGAGGACCATCCGGAATGCGTAATAGGGCGGTTTGCCCAGCGGGTGCAGGTTGGGGTTGGGCAGGGTTGGGTCTCCATAGTAA
This genomic window contains:
- a CDS encoding LLM class flavin-dependent oxidoreductase, with translation MKISLFYEFALPRPWSDDDEHVLLKDCLDEVEAADKAGFSTVWLTEHHFLEEYCHSTAPEIFLAGASQRTKDIRLGFGIMHLPPAVNHPARVAERIATLDLISDGRVEFGTGESSSIGELGGFNIDPADKRAQWEEALEVSIRCMIEEPFTGFKGEHIEMPARNVVPKPLQKPHPPVWVACTRPASVQMAAQKCIGALSFAYTGPGPLTERVNGYYKEFEESGVPITPAINPNILAIGGDLSMMVAKTDEQAIQRLGMGGGFFSFGIMHYYLTGVHTPGRTGVWKRYLEECEKDPTLAYGPGRGAIGSPATVREFLRGYEESGVDEIILLLNPRSHEGTMESIELMGKEVLPEFIERDQKAVAEKAKRLAPVIEKVESRRPEPVAPKFDENYSFGGLPTGRGGKFTASEIPEAMAEINEGRVQAAQRLKDAKS